The DNA sequence GATAACCGAATTCTGCCGAAGTTTTTTCAAAAGCCGCTTGAAGTTTCAGCAAATTCGGATGCTTTTCCACCTCTCTAAAAAGTACACGTGGTTCGGTACTTTTACCAAAAGAGCCGAGTTCATTCAATTGGCACTGAAAAGATGGAGGAAACTCCAGTAAAAGACATGCTTCAATGAGCTTCTCAAGTGTATTGGGTTCTACAGCTCCAAGGAATTTCAGAGTGATGTGAAAGTCATCCGTACCTGTCCAATTTTTATATTGAAATTCTTTTTTCAGTTCCTGTTGTTG is a window from the Aciduricibacillus chroicocephali genome containing:
- the thpR gene encoding RNA 2',3'-cyclic phosphodiesterase gives rise to the protein MQSSHYFIGIHIPEAYRSELVDQQQELKKEFQYKNWTGTDDFHITLKFLGAVEPNTLEKLIEACLLLEFPPSFQCQLNELGSFGKSTEPRVLFREVEKHPNLLKLQAAFEKTSAEFGYPPEKRTYNPHVTIGKKFLSATAPVNEILERTKRDHLEFEVQKAVLFRIEPQQNPRYVPIAKFHLKGGEHHGAVD